DNA from Methanosphaera cuniculi:
GTTAAAAATTTTATTATATCTATATATTAATATAACTTAAAAATAAAATATTAAATTAGAGACTCTTTCATAGAATTAGTTGAAAAATAAATTACTAAATAAAAATGTATTAAAAGAAAGAATTTTTTTTTAATACTATAATTGGGAAAATATTTTATAATTATTATATAATTTAACAAAAAATTATGAGAAAAGAAAAAAAAAGATTATTAAAACTAAATAAAACAATAACTTAAAAGATTAAATGAAAAATTATTATAAAAAAAATATAGTAGGTATAAAAAAAAAATAATAGTTTTTTCATGAATATCTTAGTATATTGATATAATGATCTAAATTTTTATTTTATATGAGAAAATTATTTTCTTTTCTATCTTTATTTTAATTATTAATTTTAGAAATAAAAAATTAGAGGAAATTTTTATGATAAACATCGCAAAACCAATCATAACTGATGAAGAAATAGACGCAGTAGTAGAAGTATTAAAATCTGGAATGCTAGCACAAGGACAACAAGTAGAAAAATTCCAAGAAGAATTTTCAAACTACACAGAAGCAAAACACGGCATAGCAACAAGTTCAGGTACAACAGCACTACACACAGCATTACTAGCAGCAGGAATTGGACCTGGTGATGAGGTAATAACAACACCATTTACATTTGCAGCAACAGCAAACTCAATACTCTATACAGGAGCAACACCAGTATTTGCAGATATAGATCCTAAAACATTCAACCTAAATCCATCAGAAATAGAAGATAAAATAACAGATAAAACAAAAGCAATACTACCTGTACACCTCTATGGACAACCTGCAGATCTTGCACCAATGGTTGACATAGCAGAAATGAATGATCTTAAATTAATTGAAGATGCAGCACAAGCACACGGAGCAGAATACAGAGGACATAAAATTGGAAGTATTGGAGATCTTGGCTGTTTCAGTTTCTATCCAACTAAAAACATGACAACTGGTGAAGGTGGTATGGTTACAACCAATGATGATGAGTTAGCTGAAAAATCAGGTATGATACGTGCACATGGTGAAAGTAAAAGATATGAACATGATATACTCGGATACAACTACCGTATGACAGATATTGCAGCAAGTATCGGACGTATACAATTAAAACATGTAGATGAATTTAATGATCAAAGAATAGCAAATGCAGACTTCCTATCAGAACAACTAGCAGATGTTGAAGGAATAACAACACCATACACAGCACCAGATGTAAAACATGTATTCCACCAATACACAATACGTGTTGCAGATAAACGTGATGAATTTAAAGATTACCTTACAGAAAATGGAATCGGAACAGGAATACACTACCCTATTGTATTATACAAACAACCATATTACGTAAACCAAGGAATAAAAGGAGACTGTCCTGAAGCTGAACTTGCAGCAAGTCAAGTAATATCAATACCAGTACATCCATCATTAACACAAGAAGAACTTGATACAATAGTAGATGTAATTAAAAAAGGATCAGAAGAATTATTACAATAAAAAAAAAGATGTAATATTTCATTATTTACTTCCCCACCTAAAAACACATCCACACCCTCTTTTTTTCTTTTAAAAATAATTAAAAAATAAAACTAATAAAAAAAAATTTTTCTCTAAAAAAAAAGTAATGTGATGTTTTAAAGGTAAAAATTATGAAAATAGATAAAGATGAATTTAACAAATATGTAGAAGATAACGTCTTTAACACAATATCTGAATATAATCTTATTGAAGATGGTGATAATATAATGATAGGAGTATCAGGTGGAAAAGACAGTATACTAACACTTAACATGCTACATTCATATCAACAAAAATCAGATATTAACTTCACACTAAAAGCTGTATGTATAGATGAAGGAATAGCAGGATATAGAAATGATGGTATAAAATCAGCAAAAGAAAATACAAAAAAACTAGGCATACCACTAATTGTTCATTCATTTAAAGATACATGGGGATATGATCTTGATGAAATATCAGATCTATATAAAAGTACATGTATGCCATGTGGAGTATATAGACGTTATCTGCTTAATAAAATATCAGATGAACAAGGTGCTGATAAAATTGCAACAGGACATAACCTGGATGATGAAATACAATCATTTCTCATGACATTTGCACGTAATGATCAAAATAAGTTTTCAAAATTTGGACCTAAACTTAAACGAATACATCCAAAAATGACTCCAAGAATAAAACCATTATGGCAATTACCTGAAAAAGATGTAGGACTTTGGTGTGTGATAAATGATATTGAAATTCATGATATGGAATGTCCATATTCACAAACCTCTCTACGTGCTGATATTAAAATGTTTTTAAACATGTTAGAAGAAGAAAAAAAAGGAATAAAACAAAATATTTTCAATTCATTTAAAAAAACATTTACACAAAAACAATCTGAAGTTGAACTTTGTATGTGTGAAATATGCAATCAAGCTACAGCCCAAAGTCCATGTAATGCATGTCGTATGACTGATGAAATTAAAAAGATGCTTTCATAGTTCATTTGCTGTTTTAAAACATACACCCCCATATATTTCTTCTTGCATCTTTTGAACTTCAGCTGTTGCATCAGCTATTGTTTCTGCTTTTTTTAGTATTCGTCTTTTTTTAACATCAAATGTTTTTCCACATGGACATTTTTTTGTTTTTGTTGTATCTTTTGAATATAATACACGTCCACAATCACAACGATAAATAAGATATGACATATTTACACATTTCTCCTTTTATAAACTTTTTTTTTCATTAAAATTTTTTTATCTTACCTTTTTTTATATTCCAAATATTACCTGTAAGTATGGCCAGAATACATTGTTTATTATACATAGAACTCCTATTGTTGCACCTAAATTTGTACCTAAAACTACTAGTATTACACGAAATAGTTTATTATGCCATAGTTCTTTAAATGATTCACATTTAGGAAGTGCTGATAGATCATCAAATCCTACTTTTCGTTCTTTTCCCTCAACTAGTCCTGAAAACCATCCAGCAGCAAGTAGTGGATGTAGTGTTGTTATTGGTGCCATTATCATACCTACAAAAGCTGATTTTACTTTAGATCCACAAATAATAGATCCTAGAAATGCTCCTCCTCCTGCAAATATAAGGTAGTTCATAAGTCCTCCTTCAATATTAATTCCATTAATATATGCCATGATAAATATTAGTATAAATATTACAGGAATTAAGTAGAGTATAACTTG
Protein-coding regions in this window:
- a CDS encoding DegT/DnrJ/EryC1/StrS family aminotransferase, which codes for MINIAKPIITDEEIDAVVEVLKSGMLAQGQQVEKFQEEFSNYTEAKHGIATSSGTTALHTALLAAGIGPGDEVITTPFTFAATANSILYTGATPVFADIDPKTFNLNPSEIEDKITDKTKAILPVHLYGQPADLAPMVDIAEMNDLKLIEDAAQAHGAEYRGHKIGSIGDLGCFSFYPTKNMTTGEGGMVTTNDDELAEKSGMIRAHGESKRYEHDILGYNYRMTDIAASIGRIQLKHVDEFNDQRIANADFLSEQLADVEGITTPYTAPDVKHVFHQYTIRVADKRDEFKDYLTENGIGTGIHYPIVLYKQPYYVNQGIKGDCPEAELAASQVISIPVHPSLTQEELDTIVDVIKKGSEELLQ
- a CDS encoding TIGR00269 family protein; protein product: MMKIDKDEFNKYVEDNVFNTISEYNLIEDGDNIMIGVSGGKDSILTLNMLHSYQQKSDINFTLKAVCIDEGIAGYRNDGIKSAKENTKKLGIPLIVHSFKDTWGYDLDEISDLYKSTCMPCGVYRRYLLNKISDEQGADKIATGHNLDDEIQSFLMTFARNDQNKFSKFGPKLKRIHPKMTPRIKPLWQLPEKDVGLWCVINDIEIHDMECPYSQTSLRADIKMFLNMLEEEKKGIKQNIFNSFKKTFTQKQSEVELCMCEICNQATAQSPCNACRMTDEIKKMLS
- a CDS encoding DUF1922 domain-containing protein, which encodes MSYLIYRCDCGRVLYSKDTTKTKKCPCGKTFDVKKRRILKKAETIADATAEVQKMQEEIYGGVCFKTANEL